In Paractinoplanes brasiliensis, the following proteins share a genomic window:
- a CDS encoding anti-sigma factor family protein: protein MNGHQTEQLGAYALGVLDDDEWAAVHAHVEDCPQCRRELGDLREMEERLGEIPPEAFLEGPPPDGDLLLRRTLNQVREEGRSHARRRGALWTLAGVAAAVVALAGGLYVGRSGAAPTTDAPVVAAASAPAPRVLTALDRATGTAMNVTLTPAAGWVRLSATVAGVPAGSQCRLFVVASDGRREFAGSWLVSETGASEGTTVDGSALVAPADVAAVQVETYAGQVLATATI, encoded by the coding sequence ATGAACGGGCACCAGACCGAGCAGCTCGGGGCGTACGCCCTGGGTGTTCTCGACGACGACGAGTGGGCGGCCGTGCACGCCCACGTCGAGGACTGCCCGCAGTGCCGTCGCGAGCTGGGCGACCTGCGCGAGATGGAGGAGCGGCTGGGCGAGATCCCGCCGGAGGCGTTCCTGGAGGGCCCGCCGCCCGACGGTGACCTGCTTCTGCGCCGCACCTTGAACCAGGTACGCGAGGAGGGCCGCAGCCATGCCCGGCGGCGTGGCGCGCTGTGGACGCTGGCCGGGGTCGCGGCGGCCGTGGTCGCGCTGGCGGGCGGCCTGTACGTGGGTCGTTCCGGCGCCGCCCCCACGACGGACGCGCCGGTGGTGGCGGCGGCGAGCGCGCCCGCGCCCCGGGTGCTGACGGCGCTCGACCGCGCGACGGGAACGGCGATGAACGTGACCCTGACCCCGGCGGCGGGCTGGGTGCGGCTCAGCGCCACCGTGGCCGGGGTGCCGGCCGGTTCGCAGTGCCGCCTGTTCGTGGTGGCGAGCGACGGCCGCCGTGAGTTCGCCGGGAGCTGGCTGGTCAGCGAGACCGGCGCGAGTGAGGGCACCACTGTCGACGGCAGCGCGCTGGTGGCTCCGGCCGACGTGGCGGCGGTGCAGGTGGAGACGTACGCGGGTCAGGTTCTCGCCACGGCCACTATCTAG
- a CDS encoding sigma factor-like helix-turn-helix DNA-binding protein, with protein MSRRDRTAGEVLVRRLFAEHGAALLAYATRLSGDRARAEEIVRETLLRAWSAGAALSEDRGAVRAHLFPIVRAVATEQGVPGVPAGPMEMLVAVGALPPEQREALNQLYFQGRDVKEAAASLGLEAETVKSRSYQALRRLREALRAAEPTGVS; from the coding sequence GTGAGCCGACGCGACCGGACGGCCGGTGAGGTGCTCGTGCGCCGGCTGTTCGCCGAGCACGGCGCGGCCCTGCTGGCGTACGCGACCCGGTTGAGCGGCGATCGTGCGCGCGCCGAGGAGATCGTTCGCGAGACCCTGCTGCGCGCCTGGTCCGCGGGTGCCGCCCTGAGCGAGGACAGGGGTGCCGTACGGGCGCATCTTTTTCCGATTGTGCGAGCCGTGGCGACGGAGCAGGGCGTGCCCGGGGTGCCCGCCGGGCCGATGGAGATGCTCGTCGCCGTCGGCGCCCTTCCGCCCGAGCAGCGTGAGGCGTTGAACCAGTTGTACTTCCAGGGGCGTGACGTCAAAGAGGCGGCGGCGTCGCTCGGTCTGGAGGCCGAGACGGTGAAGTCCCGCAGCTATCAGGCGTTGCGCCGGTTGCGGGAGGCGCTGCGTGCCGCCGAGCCGACGGGAGTCTCATGA